A region from the Tahibacter amnicola genome encodes:
- the pth gene encoding aminoacyl-tRNA hydrolase — MAGLRLLVGLGNPGTDYLRTRHNAGFWFIDALAMAHGARFGVESKLHAETAKITLAGQSLLLLKPTTFMNKSGIAVTSALRYFKIEPDECLVAHDELDLAPGVARLKFDGGHGGQNGLRDIIAHLGHGKFHRLRVGIGHPGHKDRVTPWVLGRAGAQDEDAIMDAVGRAIDVLPLAIAGNINEAMKQLHTSKP; from the coding sequence ATGGCGGGCTTGCGCCTACTGGTCGGTCTCGGCAATCCCGGGACCGACTATCTCAGAACCCGGCACAATGCCGGGTTCTGGTTTATTGACGCCCTGGCGATGGCGCACGGCGCGCGTTTCGGCGTGGAAAGCAAGCTGCACGCGGAAACCGCCAAGATCACGCTGGCCGGCCAGTCGCTGCTCCTGCTCAAACCGACGACGTTCATGAACAAGAGCGGCATCGCGGTCACGAGTGCGCTGCGCTACTTCAAGATCGAGCCGGATGAATGCCTCGTCGCACACGACGAACTCGATCTCGCGCCGGGTGTGGCGCGCTTGAAGTTCGACGGCGGGCACGGTGGCCAGAATGGCCTGCGCGACATCATTGCGCACCTGGGGCACGGCAAGTTTCACCGCTTGCGCGTGGGCATCGGCCACCCCGGCCACAAGGACCGTGTCACACCATGGGTGCTCGGCCGCGCGGGTGCGCAGGACGAAGATGCCATCATGGACGCCGTGGGGCGGGCGATCGATGTGCTCCCGCTGGCAATTGCCGGCAATATCAACGAAGCCATGAAACAGCTTCATACGTCCAAACCCTAG
- the leuA gene encoding 2-isopropylmalate synthase: MMSPNPGTKYRAFPPVALATRTWPDKVITRPPIWMSTDLRDGNQSLIEPMNVQRKLRLFHQLVRIGFKEIEVAFPSASQTDFDFVRRLIDEDRIPDDVTIEVLTQSREDLIHRTMESLQGARRAIVHLYNPVAPVFRRVVFGKTREEVKEIALFGTRLIRQLADARPDTEWRFQYSPEAFSMTELDYAKEVCDAVVQAWGATREQPMILNLPSTVECTTPNVYADQIEWMHRHLAQREAIILSVHPHNDRGTAVASAELAVMAGADRVEGCLFGNGERTGNVDLVTLALNLYTQGVHPGLDFSDIDAVRQCAEACNQLPVHPRHPYAGDLVFTAFSGSHQDAIRKGFARQKAGAIWEVPYLPIDPADLGRNYDAVIRVNSQSGKGGVTFLLENECGLSLPRRLQIEFSRVVQQATDATGKEADARHIRTLFEREYLDHRMPYAYNGHAVTSSASDGMTRLEIDVDHQGRRITRHGLGNGPIDAFVDALGLNIRVMDYHEHAIGSGADAKAACYVELRVDGGPTLFGVGIAGNILTASFKALLSGVNRHLLAVAQEVQRAEAVPA, encoded by the coding sequence ATGATGTCGCCGAACCCCGGGACAAAGTACCGCGCCTTTCCGCCCGTCGCCCTGGCGACGCGCACCTGGCCGGACAAGGTGATCACCAGGCCGCCGATCTGGATGAGCACGGACCTTCGCGACGGCAATCAGTCCCTGATCGAACCGATGAACGTGCAGCGCAAGCTGCGATTGTTCCACCAGCTCGTGCGCATCGGCTTCAAGGAAATCGAAGTCGCCTTCCCTTCCGCGTCGCAGACGGATTTCGACTTCGTGCGCCGCCTGATCGACGAAGACCGCATTCCCGACGATGTGACGATCGAGGTACTGACCCAGTCGCGCGAAGACCTGATCCACCGCACGATGGAGTCGCTCCAGGGCGCGCGCCGCGCCATCGTCCATCTGTACAACCCGGTCGCTCCCGTATTCCGGCGCGTTGTGTTCGGCAAGACACGCGAAGAAGTGAAGGAAATCGCACTCTTCGGCACTCGCCTGATACGGCAGCTGGCGGATGCGCGCCCTGATACCGAGTGGCGCTTCCAGTACTCGCCGGAAGCCTTCAGCATGACCGAGCTCGACTACGCGAAGGAGGTCTGCGACGCGGTGGTGCAAGCGTGGGGAGCAACGCGCGAACAGCCGATGATCCTGAACCTGCCCAGCACGGTGGAGTGCACGACACCCAACGTCTATGCGGACCAGATCGAATGGATGCACCGGCACCTCGCGCAGCGCGAGGCGATTATCCTGAGCGTGCACCCCCACAATGACCGGGGCACCGCGGTCGCCTCGGCCGAGCTGGCCGTCATGGCCGGCGCCGACCGCGTCGAGGGATGCCTGTTTGGCAACGGCGAGCGCACAGGCAATGTGGACCTGGTCACGCTGGCGCTGAACCTCTACACGCAGGGCGTGCATCCGGGTCTGGATTTCTCGGACATCGACGCGGTGCGCCAATGTGCGGAGGCCTGCAACCAGTTGCCGGTCCATCCGCGCCATCCCTACGCGGGCGATCTGGTCTTCACTGCGTTTTCCGGCTCGCACCAGGATGCGATCCGCAAGGGCTTCGCCCGGCAAAAGGCCGGCGCGATCTGGGAAGTTCCCTACCTGCCGATCGATCCGGCAGACCTCGGACGCAACTACGATGCCGTGATCCGTGTGAACAGCCAGTCGGGCAAGGGTGGCGTGACTTTCCTGCTCGAGAACGAGTGCGGCCTCTCGCTGCCCCGCCGCCTGCAGATCGAATTCAGCCGCGTGGTGCAGCAGGCAACGGACGCTACCGGAAAAGAAGCGGACGCCAGGCACATCCGCACCCTGTTCGAGCGCGAATACCTGGATCACCGTATGCCCTACGCCTACAACGGACACGCCGTGACCAGCAGCGCGAGCGACGGCATGACGCGACTGGAGATCGACGTCGACCACCAGGGGCGCCGCATCACCCGCCACGGCCTCGGCAACGGCCCGATCGATGCGTTCGTCGACGCCCTGGGCCTCAATATCCGCGTGATGGACTACCACGAGCATGCGATCGGCAGCGGTGCGGACGCGAAGGCGGCCTGCTATGTCGAGCTGCGCGTGGACGGTGGTCCGACCTTGTTCGGCGTCGGCATTGCCGGGAACATCCTGACGGCCTCGTTCAAGGCGCTGCTCAGCGGCGTGAACCGGCACCTGCTGGCGGTGGCGCAGGAGGTCCAGCGCGCCGAAGCGGTGCCCGCCTAG
- a CDS encoding DUF11 domain-containing protein, whose translation MKRKAITLGMALLYSSAQGTEVTVKNDSLTDNTNAVVVSGFVAGEAAASWLTAPCAGDIRAIQMYWRSASGGSGTTIGNAIEILRGGTFPVPGSVAATIGGPVLTDSVMNEYRYLDENNTIPLSVPVSQGENFVVAFSFLETPPAPGPSVVRDTDGILSGRNALLASVGGSFIWFDSAALGLSGDWVIRAVLDCPVVAQNADVSVTMSASAPGYTAGASLSYTVVVANAGPSAAGNTSVVDIFPGAFGSIAWTCTASGGASCTSGGTGNITQVVSLPAGSQLTYAINGNVLATTTGVLSNSATAVVGGPAADPNSANNTATLELLPFSDVIFQSGFESPSQ comes from the coding sequence ATGAAGCGTAAGGCGATTACGCTAGGGATGGCTCTGCTCTACAGTTCGGCGCAAGGGACCGAGGTAACGGTCAAGAACGATTCTCTCACCGACAACACCAATGCGGTCGTCGTATCCGGATTCGTCGCCGGCGAGGCCGCGGCGTCCTGGCTGACGGCGCCCTGCGCGGGCGACATCCGGGCCATCCAGATGTACTGGCGGTCCGCATCCGGTGGCAGCGGCACGACCATCGGCAACGCGATCGAGATCCTGAGGGGTGGAACCTTCCCCGTTCCGGGAAGTGTCGCCGCAACCATCGGCGGCCCCGTTCTCACTGACAGCGTAATGAACGAATACCGGTATCTCGACGAGAACAACACGATTCCGCTGTCCGTGCCGGTGAGCCAGGGTGAAAACTTCGTCGTCGCCTTCAGCTTTCTGGAGACGCCACCCGCGCCCGGCCCCAGCGTCGTCCGCGACACCGACGGCATTCTCTCCGGGCGCAATGCGTTGCTGGCCAGTGTCGGCGGCTCGTTCATCTGGTTCGACAGCGCGGCCCTGGGCCTGAGCGGGGACTGGGTCATCCGCGCCGTGCTCGATTGCCCGGTCGTCGCGCAGAACGCCGACGTCAGCGTGACGATGAGCGCCAGCGCACCGGGCTACACCGCGGGCGCGAGCCTCAGTTATACCGTGGTCGTCGCCAATGCCGGCCCGTCCGCCGCGGGCAACACGAGCGTCGTGGATATTTTCCCCGGCGCTTTCGGAAGCATCGCATGGACCTGCACCGCGAGCGGCGGCGCCAGCTGCACGTCGGGAGGAACGGGCAATATCACGCAGGTTGTGAGCCTCCCGGCGGGATCTCAGCTGACGTATGCGATCAACGGCAACGTGCTCGCTACAACAACGGGGGTGCTGTCGAATTCGGCCACTGCTGTCGTTGGCGGTCCCGCGGCGGATCCGAACAGCGCCAACAACACCGCGACCCTGGAATTGCTGCCCTTCAGCGACGTGATTTTCCAGTCGGGCTTCGAGTCACCGTCGCAGTGA
- a CDS encoding acyl-CoA thioesterase, with protein sequence MPGIQRETTFRFLAQPTDVNFGGKVHGGMVMKWIDQAGYAAAVGWSGQYCVTVAVGGIQFVKPILIGDIVVVRCKLIRTGASSMHFSVDVIARDLKTASERLATHCVISFVALDAPEGRPTAVPRWEPRTPEDEALEAYAVRVMELSRQLEAEIRRVREMTDGD encoded by the coding sequence ATGCCAGGCATCCAACGTGAAACCACCTTCCGCTTTCTGGCGCAGCCAACGGATGTCAATTTCGGCGGAAAAGTGCACGGCGGCATGGTGATGAAATGGATCGACCAGGCAGGCTATGCGGCGGCCGTCGGTTGGAGCGGCCAGTATTGCGTCACCGTGGCTGTTGGCGGGATCCAGTTCGTCAAACCCATCCTGATCGGCGACATCGTCGTCGTACGCTGCAAGTTGATTCGCACGGGCGCATCAAGCATGCATTTCTCCGTCGATGTGATTGCGCGCGACCTCAAGACGGCGTCCGAACGCCTGGCCACCCATTGCGTCATCAGCTTTGTCGCCCTGGATGCGCCGGAGGGCCGGCCGACCGCTGTGCCACGCTGGGAACCGCGCACACCCGAAGACGAAGCGCTGGAAGCCTACGCGGTGCGCGTGATGGAACTGTCGCGTCAGCTGGAGGCCGAGATCCGCCGCGTACGCGAAATGACCGACGGCGACTGA
- a CDS encoding carboxypeptidase regulatory-like domain-containing protein has translation MAPWPAPSILFSAAVPPPSQKQVLLVVPKLNGREMSNSLAFWREPDGRDFVALDAFAQLAAIDITREGDGSVTLATPIGDAPIPADALRTDKDVLFVDTVILSKALAAEVAFEESEFALKINLPWKPGATADLPARTASDEPVDIHAPRASLSRWRSELLTTHSDGEVFASANHRFAGALGPGYWRADLSHGVVGASRDLDFQALSWVVDRGPSRFLVGQERIGLHPLLASFDLSGVQYSYSNRPDIAYASSVSGDGQLVPYQARPTSVIRGNGPPGGTAELRFGGQVLARQTIRLDGRYEFRDVPASPGDAIPIEVAVYAFGETGTPLRVDETYSQAGNLQLPKGTTVHFAGAGVNGFVLDANRQGHGNAAFYQFRGGLSNRITAEGVVQSLDGHVQSSVGTAMNLGPVGTWAVYAGQNDRGAGARQILGDGRRGEWYWRANWLSYDAGYQNENAEETENRRVEVGRNFGSTLRVSLIHADARGQFERDIRYTKPAASWRPIRQLQLSARPEYDGRYAFDAQWYVRRGTRLSASRYGDLGQLALDQDISSNSRLNVSAQHDSRLGNRLNATFNQYRGGPAHLAWAAGILRSKGGTGYLGEVSLEIRPGLSARAQVLRDPLREGDGTVVGVSLVADFAVTGAGLARGTLSATQAREGGISGVVEKPEGVRSDLDLAGIPILVDGHVRIRTEPGGHFHVADLAPGVYRVELDNEGLPIELAVHQPPRRVEVRAGSLTRVDFGLELRLGLAGKVTDTSGKPLADHTIEVVDAEGQSRGKAQSSQFGYFRVDGLPPGRYKVRAVDASGAILAEGEAVLDDRFVFGVELKAAAGSE, from the coding sequence ATGGCGCCCTGGCCGGCCCCGAGTATTCTTTTCTCGGCGGCGGTGCCGCCCCCGTCGCAGAAGCAGGTGTTGCTGGTCGTGCCCAAGCTCAACGGGCGGGAGATGAGCAACAGCCTGGCGTTCTGGCGCGAACCCGACGGTCGCGACTTCGTCGCGCTGGATGCGTTCGCCCAGCTGGCGGCGATCGACATCACGCGCGAAGGTGACGGCAGCGTCACCCTCGCCACGCCGATCGGCGATGCGCCAATTCCCGCCGACGCGCTGCGTACCGACAAAGACGTCCTGTTCGTCGACACGGTCATCCTGTCCAAGGCGCTGGCGGCGGAAGTGGCGTTCGAAGAATCCGAATTCGCGCTCAAGATAAACCTCCCCTGGAAGCCGGGCGCCACCGCCGATCTGCCGGCGCGCACCGCTTCCGACGAACCGGTGGATATTCACGCGCCACGCGCCAGCCTGTCGCGCTGGCGCAGCGAGCTGTTGACCACGCATTCGGACGGAGAGGTGTTTGCTTCGGCCAATCATCGCTTCGCCGGCGCGCTGGGCCCGGGCTACTGGCGCGCCGACCTGAGTCATGGCGTGGTCGGCGCCAGTCGTGATCTGGATTTCCAGGCCCTGTCGTGGGTGGTCGATCGCGGTCCGTCGCGGTTCCTTGTCGGCCAGGAGCGCATCGGGTTGCATCCCCTGCTCGCCTCGTTCGACCTTTCGGGCGTGCAGTACTCCTACAGCAATCGGCCGGATATCGCCTACGCCTCGTCGGTGTCCGGTGATGGCCAGCTGGTGCCGTATCAGGCGCGCCCCACCAGCGTGATCCGCGGCAATGGCCCGCCAGGCGGTACTGCCGAGCTGCGCTTCGGCGGGCAGGTGCTGGCACGCCAGACGATCCGCCTGGACGGACGCTACGAATTCCGGGATGTCCCCGCCTCGCCGGGCGATGCCATTCCGATCGAAGTGGCTGTCTATGCCTTCGGCGAAACCGGCACGCCGCTGCGGGTAGACGAAACCTACTCCCAGGCCGGCAATCTGCAGCTGCCGAAGGGCACAACGGTTCATTTCGCCGGTGCCGGCGTGAATGGCTTCGTGCTGGACGCCAATCGCCAGGGGCATGGCAATGCGGCGTTCTATCAATTCCGCGGCGGCCTCTCCAACCGCATCACTGCCGAGGGCGTGGTGCAGTCGCTGGACGGCCATGTGCAGAGCAGCGTGGGCACTGCGATGAATCTGGGGCCGGTCGGCACCTGGGCCGTGTACGCCGGCCAGAACGATCGCGGCGCGGGTGCGCGGCAGATTCTGGGCGACGGACGGCGCGGCGAATGGTACTGGCGCGCCAACTGGCTTTCCTACGATGCCGGCTACCAGAACGAAAACGCGGAGGAAACCGAGAACCGCCGCGTCGAAGTCGGCCGCAACTTCGGCAGCACACTGCGCGTCTCGCTGATTCACGCCGACGCGCGCGGCCAGTTCGAGCGCGACATCCGCTACACGAAACCGGCAGCGTCCTGGCGTCCGATCCGCCAGCTGCAGTTATCTGCCCGCCCCGAATACGACGGCCGCTACGCGTTTGACGCACAGTGGTATGTACGCCGCGGTACGCGACTCTCCGCGTCACGTTATGGCGATCTTGGTCAATTGGCGCTCGATCAGGACATCAGCAGCAACTCGCGACTCAACGTGAGCGCGCAGCATGACTCGCGCCTGGGCAATCGACTGAACGCCACGTTCAACCAGTACCGCGGCGGGCCGGCGCATCTCGCCTGGGCCGCCGGCATCCTGCGTAGCAAGGGCGGCACGGGTTACCTGGGCGAAGTCAGCCTGGAAATCCGCCCGGGACTCAGTGCCCGTGCGCAGGTGCTACGTGATCCGTTGCGCGAAGGCGACGGCACCGTCGTCGGCGTGTCGCTGGTGGCCGATTTTGCCGTCACGGGGGCCGGCCTCGCGCGCGGTACCTTGTCGGCGACACAGGCGCGCGAGGGCGGCATTTCGGGCGTCGTGGAAAAGCCCGAGGGGGTTCGTAGCGACCTCGACCTTGCGGGAATTCCCATCCTGGTCGACGGCCATGTACGGATTCGCACCGAGCCGGGCGGTCATTTCCATGTCGCCGATCTTGCCCCCGGCGTCTATCGCGTCGAGCTCGACAATGAAGGCCTTCCGATTGAACTGGCCGTGCACCAGCCGCCGCGCCGCGTGGAGGTGCGTGCGGGGAGCCTTACGCGCGTCGACTTCGGCCTGGAATTGCGGCTTGGCCTGGCGGGCAAGGTGACGGACACCAGCGGCAAGCCTCTGGCCGACCACACCATCGAAGTGGTCGATGCCGAAGGACAATCGCGTGGCAAGGCACAGAGCAGCCAGTTCGGTTATTTCCGCGTCGACGGCCTGCCGCCGGGACGTTACAAAGTGCGTGCGGTCGATGCTTCCGGCGCGATTCTTGCGGAGGGAGAGGCTGTACTGGACGACCGTTTCGTGTTCGGCGTCGAACTGAAGGCTGCGGCCGGCTCCGAGTAA
- the ychF gene encoding redox-regulated ATPase YchF, with product MGIKCGIVGLPNVGKSTLFNALTKAGIAAANFPFCTIDPNVGVVPVPDPRLQDLADIVKPQKVIPTSMEFVDIAGLVAGASKGEGLGNKFLAHIREVDAIAHVVRCFEHSDIVHVAGKVDPISDIETIDTELALADLESVEKALNRVERAAKANDKEALAKRPVLQKLAAVLNEGRSARSAGLDDEEKALVRDLFLLTLKPLMYIANVLENGFTNNPHLDKVRARAATEGAEVVPVCAAIEEELSQLDDADRDAFLADMGLEEPGLNRVIRAGYKLLGLQTYFTAGVKEVRAWQVKIGATAPQAAGVIHTDFERGFIRAETIAYDDFIKYKGESGARDAGRLRLEGKEYIVKEGDVLHFRFNV from the coding sequence ATGGGCATCAAATGCGGCATCGTCGGACTGCCCAATGTCGGCAAGTCCACCCTGTTCAACGCGCTGACCAAGGCGGGCATTGCCGCCGCCAACTTCCCGTTCTGCACGATTGATCCGAATGTCGGCGTCGTGCCGGTTCCGGACCCCCGCCTGCAGGACCTCGCCGACATCGTCAAACCCCAGAAGGTGATTCCGACCTCCATGGAGTTCGTCGACATTGCCGGCCTCGTCGCTGGTGCGTCCAAGGGCGAGGGCCTGGGTAACAAGTTCCTGGCGCACATCCGCGAGGTGGACGCGATTGCCCACGTCGTCCGTTGTTTCGAGCATTCGGACATCGTCCATGTCGCGGGCAAGGTCGATCCGATCTCGGACATCGAAACCATCGACACGGAACTGGCGCTGGCTGATCTGGAATCGGTCGAGAAGGCCCTCAACCGGGTCGAGCGCGCCGCGAAGGCCAATGACAAGGAAGCCCTGGCCAAGCGTCCGGTGCTGCAGAAACTCGCCGCCGTGCTCAACGAGGGCCGATCGGCGCGCTCGGCCGGCCTGGACGACGAAGAGAAGGCGCTGGTGCGCGACCTCTTCCTGCTGACGCTCAAGCCGCTGATGTACATCGCCAACGTGCTGGAGAACGGGTTCACCAATAACCCGCACCTGGACAAGGTACGGGCCCGCGCGGCGACCGAAGGTGCCGAAGTGGTGCCTGTCTGCGCGGCGATCGAAGAAGAACTGTCCCAGCTCGACGATGCGGATCGTGATGCCTTCCTCGCCGACATGGGGCTGGAAGAACCGGGCCTCAATCGCGTGATCCGCGCCGGCTACAAGCTGCTGGGCTTGCAGACGTACTTCACCGCGGGCGTCAAGGAAGTCCGCGCGTGGCAGGTGAAGATCGGCGCGACGGCGCCGCAGGCAGCCGGGGTGATCCATACGGACTTCGAACGCGGCTTCATCCGCGCCGAAACCATCGCCTACGACGACTTCATCAAATACAAGGGCGAATCCGGTGCGCGCGACGCGGGCCGCCTGCGTCTGGAAGGCAAGGAATACATCGTGAAGGAAGGCGACGTCCTGCACTTCCGCTTCAACGTCTGA